A genome region from Maridesulfovibrio salexigens DSM 2638 includes the following:
- a CDS encoding class I SAM-dependent methyltransferase, with product MRDIANIPEPPEDLHICFGGGDFRSVGNKMIGFCRDKLNLQSDEKVLDIGCGIGRLAFPLLEYLSEEGGYEGFDTFPVGIKWCTENITPEFPNFRFQLVDIFNSTYNPYAQTKAADFVFPYEDDSFDLIMLNSVFTHMMPEDIMNYIKEMDRVLTDKGRIFATFFLVNEESNALMDRGKSTHDFFKYGIFYTADPKDPMDAVGYDEKFALNMFEQRGFKIKEILFGDWCGRMAKNHQDILLITR from the coding sequence ATGAGAGATATTGCTAATATTCCCGAGCCTCCTGAAGATCTGCATATCTGCTTTGGCGGGGGAGATTTTCGCAGTGTAGGGAATAAAATGATCGGCTTTTGCCGGGATAAATTGAACCTGCAATCTGATGAGAAAGTTCTTGATATCGGATGCGGAATCGGGCGACTGGCCTTTCCGTTGCTTGAGTACCTTTCAGAGGAAGGTGGCTATGAAGGTTTTGACACTTTTCCTGTCGGCATAAAATGGTGCACGGAGAATATTACCCCGGAATTTCCAAATTTCAGGTTTCAACTGGTAGATATCTTTAATTCGACCTACAACCCATACGCTCAGACCAAGGCTGCTGATTTTGTCTTTCCTTATGAGGATGACAGTTTCGATTTGATCATGCTTAACTCCGTGTTTACGCACATGATGCCGGAAGACATCATGAACTACATCAAGGAGATGGATAGGGTTCTCACTGATAAAGGCCGTATTTTTGCGACTTTCTTTCTCGTTAATGAGGAATCCAATGCTTTGATGGATCGGGGTAAAAGTACGCATGATTTTTTCAAGTACGGAATCTTTTATACTGCTGATCCTAAAGACCCCATGGATGCGGTCGGCTATGATGAAAAATTTGCTTTGAATATGTTTGAGCAGAGAGGATTCAAGATTAAAGAAATTTTGTTTGGTGACTGGTGCGGTCGTATGGCTAAGAATCATCAGGATATTTTACTGATTACCCGCTAA
- a CDS encoding biotin--[acetyl-CoA-carboxylase] ligase, producing MITRITIINGKDSSPLPKANPENIFQAHPLWARDIENFGPWNSEDAEYRTYSTWISGSRTGVPVAVCGSCVSSLDVAWRLNSLEDLSDWGSVLAVEQNTGRGQVRREWISPPGNVYGTIKWPSLPEVKPGEVRPVWNRILPLIVGYLTCNALRDLGVDAQLKWPNDILIDGKKAGGILIEERGNVTMVGIGLNLSYAPERSMLRADYAVPAGKVNTETMQLGPLETWVELIKHFRGNFEQIISMQNTDDFLYELQDRLVWFGEEVKIVDGPEGVDRGVICGLRSDGGLVVDHNGEQHEIYSGSVMPL from the coding sequence ATGATTACTCGAATTACTATTATCAACGGTAAGGATTCCAGTCCTCTCCCCAAGGCTAACCCGGAAAATATTTTTCAGGCCCACCCTTTATGGGCGCGTGATATTGAAAACTTCGGCCCTTGGAATAGCGAGGATGCTGAGTACAGGACTTATTCAACATGGATATCAGGTTCACGGACCGGAGTTCCTGTCGCAGTATGCGGTTCCTGTGTGTCCAGCCTTGATGTTGCGTGGCGTCTGAATTCTCTTGAGGATCTTTCGGACTGGGGCAGTGTTCTGGCAGTGGAGCAAAATACCGGACGCGGACAGGTTCGCCGTGAATGGATTTCTCCTCCCGGAAATGTGTACGGAACCATCAAGTGGCCTTCCCTCCCGGAAGTAAAGCCCGGTGAGGTCCGTCCTGTATGGAATCGTATTCTCCCCCTTATTGTCGGCTACCTGACCTGTAATGCTTTGCGTGATCTTGGTGTAGATGCCCAGCTTAAGTGGCCCAATGATATTTTAATCGACGGGAAGAAGGCTGGCGGTATACTCATTGAAGAGCGCGGAAATGTTACTATGGTCGGTATCGGCTTGAATCTGTCTTACGCACCTGAACGAAGCATGCTTAGAGCAGATTATGCAGTTCCTGCCGGAAAGGTTAATACCGAGACAATGCAGCTTGGTCCTCTGGAAACATGGGTTGAACTGATTAAGCATTTCAGGGGTAATTTCGAGCAGATTATTTCTATGCAAAATACTGATGATTTTCTTTACGAGCTTCAAGACCGTCTGGTCTGGTTCGGTGAAGAGGTTAAGATTGTGGATGGTCCTGAAGGCGTTGATCGCGGTGTTATTTGCGGTTTGCGTTCTGACGGTGGACTTGTGGTTGATCACAATGGTGAACAACACGAGATATATTCTGGTTCTGTAATGCCTTTATAA
- a CDS encoding Crp/Fnr family transcriptional regulator, with the protein MIVRTAPSIRTYHKGKVIFSEGQESKIAYMIKSGTVDIFKIIDKKKTVMGTLRRGDIFGEMSLLANQKRTASAEAASFCELVVLTEEMMNKLLRASPETVRKMLELLAKRVAATDMKASGPEQNDSFIALAAILNLAYKEFAYTPRNKQREIENYKMGLSVKSYTETVKSLAAFSNLEIESFLEIVFKLRLIDIKSIKKGDKSAFVERYINIKDFEQFMPHLRNLYKQMRELGANVDQRMTFMSFTDLAERTGSTPELIYKKLIKEEMPENLLFFNREKALEWGKSKEPDFFKKFRRPRKALEDLESVEDIIFIDNPTLKKALEGFNFYNISILYSAMDQQGRDKLKRNVGKKVAQILLREPPADRDPSDPEVLECCDELLDIVRKLKGVK; encoded by the coding sequence ATGATTGTAAGGACAGCACCAAGTATTCGTACCTACCATAAGGGTAAGGTCATTTTCAGCGAAGGGCAGGAAAGCAAAATTGCCTATATGATCAAGTCCGGGACTGTCGATATTTTTAAGATTATCGATAAGAAAAAGACTGTCATGGGGACCCTGCGTCGTGGTGATATCTTTGGTGAAATGTCTTTACTGGCTAATCAAAAACGTACAGCTAGTGCCGAGGCTGCCAGTTTTTGCGAATTGGTGGTGCTGACTGAAGAGATGATGAACAAGCTGCTCAGAGCCTCTCCTGAGACCGTGCGTAAGATGCTTGAGCTATTGGCTAAACGGGTCGCTGCGACTGATATGAAAGCCTCCGGACCAGAGCAGAATGACTCATTTATTGCACTCGCAGCTATTCTCAATCTCGCTTACAAGGAATTTGCCTACACTCCCCGTAACAAGCAACGGGAAATTGAAAATTACAAGATGGGACTTTCGGTGAAGTCCTACACCGAAACAGTTAAGAGTCTGGCTGCCTTTTCAAATCTTGAAATTGAGTCTTTTTTGGAGATAGTGTTCAAGCTTCGTTTGATTGATATAAAAAGTATCAAAAAGGGCGATAAGAGCGCATTTGTTGAACGTTATATTAATATTAAAGATTTCGAGCAGTTCATGCCGCATCTACGCAATCTCTACAAGCAGATGCGCGAGCTTGGTGCGAATGTAGATCAGCGTATGACTTTTATGAGTTTTACTGATTTGGCTGAAAGGACCGGAAGCACTCCGGAGCTGATTTATAAAAAACTCATTAAGGAAGAGATGCCTGAAAACTTGCTCTTTTTTAATCGGGAGAAAGCCCTTGAGTGGGGCAAAAGCAAGGAACCGGATTTCTTTAAGAAGTTTCGCAGGCCACGCAAGGCCCTTGAAGATCTTGAGTCTGTGGAAGATATTATTTTTATCGATAATCCGACCCTTAAAAAGGCTCTCGAAGGGTTTAATTTTTACAATATTTCAATTCTCTACTCCGCCATGGATCAGCAGGGCAGGGATAAGCTCAAGCGAAATGTAGGCAAGAAGGTTGCTCAAATTTTACTGCGTGAACCTCCAGCAGATCGTGATCCAAGCGACCCGGAAGTGCTTGAATGTTGTGACGAACTCCTTGATATTGTGCGAAAATTGAAGGGAGTGAAGTAG
- a CDS encoding PEP/pyruvate-binding domain-containing protein: MAGKTEEAVSAKNAEAAAPKKSQAKKQLEKKLILTGADIVKIGEDAELLVGGKNYNTALISQVDGIRSPQFRAVSSIAFHKLLDETKVNASVVRAVVDSEYNAVDWSSEEVNSDSEFLQKFVRSIAQVIKEEAGKHTETQIQLRTFINNVVEGFATSPEGIDQLRKRSVLVQSAILSVELPKDVETAVREAYLSICKDAGLENEPVAVRSSAAGEDSRKKAFAGLQDTYLNIVGEDQCAEAYHWDCASAYNLRSMTYRREAILDAVTLAENTGDASIAEDAKKEWAIENTSLSVCIMRMINPVISGTAFSADTATGCRGTDRKDLVSIDASYGLGEAVVGGMVTPDKFYVFQRDDGSEVVVRNMGSKDKKIVYSEKGGTKVEKVQPGAVYRWALSLAQAEEVAKGVRSISAAYGGMIMDTEFCLDAADRLWFVQARPETRWNEEFEQHPDSIFMRRLEVDPKELEAAEVVLEGNGASRGAGQGTVKYLRSALELNKIHKGDILAAERTDPDMVPGMRIASGILADVGGDTSHAAITSRELGIPAIIGIQRLEVLRSLEGQEITVDGSRGKVYRGALPLIEVGGTINVAELPATKTKVGLILADVGQSLFLSRLREVPDFEVGLLRAEFMLGNVGVHPLALEAYDNGTLDKLVQDKLDELDGKLTTVMKTQLDSGLISLNINLREYIGALTGLTEEMDSMANANTARGTEEVLAMHRKLRELDKKLDYYLEHATESLYTLKTSVDIEEHLRGVLGIHSGEHADSKFIYKRTESLDELPEMLAKAKENPVVLEYIEQIKALREEVALKMGLKSEMDEVTTLRQRIADIIKSRGLRTGKENYIQTLSQGLALFAMAFYGKDIVYRTTDFKTNEYHNLLGGLLFEHYEDNPMLGYRGVSRNIHDWELEAFKLARGVFGGKNLHIMLPFVRTIEEARSMKRYLSQVHNLDSGKDGLKLILMAEIPSNAVLSKEFIKEVDGFSIGSNDMTQLVLGTDRDNPSLQHIYDEEDPAVVWAILSAIFTGQKFGKKIGFCGQGVSNSVILRGVVCIAGIVSASVVPDTYLQTKLDMAAVEAENIKVSELGQWIRARHFERLATLMEENGYSHIIKKYKTPEDLEDWYEGEIRRLNEQLRDNMDSPRESFIRQEMDTFRGTFHKPVIYSAWDWNQTVEDAMHHAGFATFEEQEAALEEQRKKKW; the protein is encoded by the coding sequence ATGGCTGGTAAGACGGAAGAAGCAGTTTCTGCTAAAAATGCAGAGGCAGCAGCTCCCAAGAAGTCCCAGGCTAAAAAACAGCTTGAAAAGAAGCTGATTCTAACCGGTGCCGATATCGTTAAAATCGGTGAAGATGCAGAACTGCTGGTTGGCGGGAAAAACTATAATACCGCATTGATCAGTCAGGTTGACGGCATCAGATCTCCCCAGTTCAGGGCTGTTTCATCTATCGCGTTCCATAAATTGCTGGATGAGACTAAAGTCAATGCAAGCGTTGTCAGGGCTGTTGTTGACAGTGAATATAACGCAGTGGACTGGAGCAGTGAAGAAGTTAACAGTGACAGTGAATTTTTACAGAAGTTTGTCCGCTCTATCGCTCAGGTAATTAAAGAAGAAGCAGGCAAGCATACTGAAACTCAGATTCAGCTGCGTACTTTTATTAATAACGTTGTTGAAGGTTTTGCGACCTCTCCTGAAGGAATTGACCAGTTACGCAAAAGATCAGTGCTTGTTCAGAGTGCTATTCTTTCTGTGGAACTGCCCAAGGACGTTGAAACCGCAGTCAGGGAAGCTTATCTCTCAATCTGCAAGGATGCAGGGCTTGAGAATGAGCCTGTGGCCGTACGTTCCTCCGCAGCCGGTGAAGACAGCCGTAAAAAGGCTTTTGCCGGACTTCAGGATACCTATCTGAATATAGTCGGCGAAGACCAGTGCGCCGAAGCATATCACTGGGACTGCGCATCCGCTTATAACCTGCGCAGTATGACCTATCGTCGTGAAGCCATTCTTGATGCCGTTACCTTGGCAGAGAATACCGGCGACGCTTCCATTGCAGAAGATGCAAAGAAAGAGTGGGCTATTGAAAACACCTCACTTTCCGTCTGCATCATGCGTATGATCAATCCTGTAATTTCCGGTACTGCATTCAGTGCTGATACTGCCACCGGTTGCCGTGGAACTGACCGCAAGGATCTTGTTTCCATTGATGCCAGTTACGGTCTTGGTGAAGCTGTTGTCGGCGGTATGGTTACACCTGATAAATTTTACGTATTCCAGCGTGATGACGGTTCTGAAGTTGTTGTCCGTAATATGGGCAGCAAGGATAAGAAGATCGTATACAGCGAAAAAGGCGGAACCAAGGTAGAAAAGGTTCAGCCCGGTGCTGTTTACCGTTGGGCTCTGTCCCTTGCTCAAGCTGAAGAAGTTGCTAAAGGCGTTCGTTCCATCAGTGCTGCTTATGGCGGCATGATCATGGATACCGAGTTCTGCCTTGATGCTGCTGACCGTCTCTGGTTTGTTCAGGCTCGTCCTGAAACCCGCTGGAACGAAGAGTTTGAGCAACATCCTGATTCCATCTTCATGCGCAGGCTTGAGGTTGATCCCAAGGAGCTTGAAGCTGCTGAAGTTGTTCTGGAAGGTAACGGTGCATCTCGCGGAGCAGGGCAGGGAACTGTTAAGTATCTCCGTTCCGCTCTTGAGCTAAACAAAATTCATAAGGGCGATATTCTCGCGGCAGAACGTACCGACCCAGACATGGTTCCGGGTATGCGTATAGCTTCCGGTATTCTTGCTGACGTAGGCGGCGATACCAGTCACGCTGCGATTACTTCTCGTGAGCTTGGAATCCCGGCTATTATCGGTATCCAGAGACTTGAAGTCCTGCGCTCTCTTGAAGGTCAGGAAATCACCGTTGACGGTTCACGTGGTAAGGTTTACCGCGGCGCACTGCCTCTCATCGAGGTTGGCGGAACCATCAATGTTGCAGAGCTTCCGGCTACCAAAACCAAAGTCGGTCTGATTCTCGCTGACGTGGGACAGTCTTTGTTCCTTTCCCGCCTGAGAGAAGTTCCCGATTTTGAAGTCGGCCTGCTGCGTGCAGAGTTCATGCTCGGTAACGTGGGTGTTCATCCGCTGGCCCTTGAAGCTTATGACAACGGAACCCTTGATAAGCTGGTTCAGGATAAGCTCGATGAGCTGGATGGAAAACTGACCACAGTTATGAAGACCCAGCTTGATTCCGGTCTTATTTCCCTGAACATTAATCTCAGGGAATACATCGGCGCGTTGACCGGTCTCACAGAAGAAATGGATTCCATGGCCAACGCCAATACCGCACGCGGAACCGAAGAAGTTCTGGCCATGCATCGCAAGCTGCGTGAACTGGACAAAAAGCTCGACTACTACCTCGAGCATGCCACCGAAAGTCTTTACACCCTGAAGACTTCTGTGGACATCGAAGAGCATCTTCGCGGCGTTCTCGGCATTCATTCCGGGGAGCATGCTGATTCCAAGTTCATCTACAAGCGTACTGAATCCCTTGATGAACTGCCGGAGATGCTTGCTAAGGCCAAAGAGAATCCCGTTGTTCTCGAATACATTGAACAGATTAAAGCTCTGCGTGAAGAAGTGGCTCTCAAGATGGGACTTAAGTCTGAAATGGATGAAGTCACCACTCTTCGCCAGCGCATTGCCGATATTATTAAATCCCGTGGTCTCAGAACCGGTAAGGAAAATTATATCCAGACATTGTCTCAGGGCCTGGCTCTGTTTGCGATGGCCTTTTACGGCAAGGATATTGTCTACAGAACTACCGATTTCAAGACCAACGAATACCACAACCTGCTTGGCGGTCTGCTCTTCGAACACTATGAAGACAACCCCATGCTCGGTTATCGCGGTGTTTCCAGAAATATCCATGACTGGGAACTGGAAGCCTTCAAGCTTGCGCGCGGCGTGTTCGGCGGTAAGAACCTGCACATTATGCTGCCTTTCGTACGTACTATCGAAGAAGCTCGCAGCATGAAGCGCTATCTGTCCCAGGTACACAACCTTGATTCCGGTAAAGATGGCCTTAAGCTGATCCTTATGGCTGAGATTCCCAGTAACGCTGTACTCAGCAAGGAATTCATCAAGGAAGTTGACGGATTCTCCATCGGCTCCAACGATATGACCCAGCTGGTTCTCGGTACTGACCGTGACAACCCCAGCTTGCAGCATATCTACGATGAAGAAGATCCGGCAGTTGTCTGGGCTATTCTTTCCGCAATCTTCACCGGACAAAAGTTCGGCAAGAAGATCGGTTTTTGCGGACAGGGTGTTTCCAACAGCGTAATCCTGCGTGGCGTAGTCTGCATTGCCGGGATTGTTTCCGCTTCCGTTGTGCCTGACACCTACCTGCAGACCAAGCTTGATATGGCAGCTGTTGAAGCTGAAAATATCAAGGTCAGTGAGTTGGGACAGTGGATCAGAGCACGTCATTTTGAACGTCTTGCCACACTCATGGAAGAAAACGGTTACAGCCACATCATCAAAAAGTACAAGACTCCCGAAGACCTCGAGGACTGGTACGAAGGTGAAATCAGAAGGCTTAACGAACAGCTTCGTGATAATATGGATTCCCCCAGAGAATCCTTTATCAGACAGGAAATGGATACCTTCCGTGGAACCTTCCACAAACCTGTTATCTATTCCGCATGGGATTGGAACCAGACCGTTGAAGATGCCATGCATCATGCCGGATTTGCCACTTTTGAAGAGCAGGAAGCAGCTCTTGAAGAACAGCGTAAGAAAAAATGGTAA
- a CDS encoding TVP38/TMEM64 family protein, translating to MKNKILIITFIAVVVALFFAFDLDRFLTLEYIKNSRQEFQVFYDQNPFLTVFSFFLVYVLVVGVNLPGATVLGLAGGALFGFTVGVLTISFASTIGATLACFFSRHLFRDYVQRKFGDRLEKVNRGIEEEGAFYLFTMRLIPAIPFVVINLLMGLTTIRLRTFYWVSQLGMLPGTMVYVNAGKELGKIDSLSGIVQPGLLISFALLGIFPLVVKKIVGLVKVRRNV from the coding sequence ATGAAAAATAAAATACTCATAATTACGTTTATTGCAGTTGTTGTGGCGCTGTTTTTTGCGTTTGATTTGGATAGGTTCCTGACTCTTGAATATATAAAAAATTCAAGGCAGGAGTTCCAAGTCTTTTATGATCAGAACCCATTTTTAACTGTTTTTTCATTTTTTCTGGTTTATGTGCTGGTTGTTGGAGTGAACCTCCCCGGTGCAACTGTGCTTGGGCTGGCGGGGGGAGCTTTGTTTGGCTTTACCGTAGGGGTGCTGACGATATCATTTGCCAGCACTATCGGTGCTACACTGGCTTGTTTTTTTTCGCGTCACTTGTTCAGGGATTACGTGCAGCGAAAATTCGGAGACCGGCTGGAGAAGGTTAACCGGGGTATCGAAGAAGAAGGTGCGTTTTATCTTTTTACAATGCGGCTTATCCCGGCCATTCCCTTTGTGGTTATCAATTTGCTTATGGGGCTTACCACAATCAGATTGAGAACTTTTTATTGGGTTTCACAGCTGGGCATGCTGCCCGGAACAATGGTGTATGTTAATGCCGGAAAAGAACTTGGGAAGATTGATTCTCTTTCCGGGATAGTTCAGCCCGGATTGCTGATCTCCTTCGCGCTGCTGGGAATATTCCCATTGGTGGTGAAAAAGATAGTCGGACTTGTTAAGGTTCGACGTAATGTGTAA
- a CDS encoding DsbA family protein: MLKRIALVICLVVMFSGCVNKQMLKEQIAEVIRENPQIVLDAMRENSVDMLTIVEQGIDQREKQKREAMLEAEIKNPFKPRVWSERPMLGSPEAPVTIVEYTDFLCPYCSKGAKVVSKLVAEQPEKYRLIFKHLPMHKNSRELALVFEAIAQFDKERAYKFHDLAFERQKDLYEDKEGIVLSKILEEVAVDPDLLQKHLRSPKLQAFLLADEKEAGAFGIDATPTFLVNGVSVRGYLPADRFEQMVDMIMEKSGKAATSETIEGEVCEDCLNQM; encoded by the coding sequence ATGTTGAAAAGAATTGCTCTTGTAATTTGTTTAGTTGTGATGTTTTCCGGTTGTGTGAACAAGCAGATGCTTAAAGAGCAGATTGCTGAAGTGATACGTGAGAACCCCCAGATTGTATTGGATGCTATGCGTGAAAATAGCGTGGATATGCTCACGATTGTAGAGCAGGGTATTGATCAGCGCGAGAAACAAAAACGTGAGGCAATGCTGGAAGCAGAAATCAAAAATCCGTTTAAGCCCCGTGTCTGGTCTGAAAGACCCATGCTTGGCAGTCCTGAAGCACCCGTAACTATTGTTGAATACACTGATTTTCTTTGCCCTTACTGCAGCAAGGGGGCCAAAGTTGTAAGTAAGCTTGTGGCTGAACAGCCTGAAAAGTACAGGTTAATTTTTAAACACCTGCCTATGCATAAGAATTCCCGCGAACTTGCCCTTGTTTTTGAAGCAATCGCACAATTCGATAAAGAGAGAGCTTACAAATTTCATGATCTTGCCTTTGAGCGTCAGAAGGACCTTTATGAAGATAAAGAGGGGATCGTTTTAAGTAAAATTCTGGAAGAAGTAGCAGTCGATCCTGATTTGCTTCAGAAACACCTACGTTCTCCTAAGTTGCAGGCTTTTTTACTGGCTGACGAAAAAGAGGCCGGAGCATTCGGAATTGATGCCACTCCTACGTTCCTCGTTAACGGTGTCTCCGTTCGTGGATACCTGCCTGCTGATAGATTTGAGCAGATGGTGGACATGATCATGGAAAAATCGGGCAAAGCGGCGACTTCAGAAACAATCGAAGGTGAAGTCTGCGAAGATTGCCTGAATCAGATGTAA
- a CDS encoding polynucleotide adenylyltransferase — translation MTKKNNNLKILIAGGSIRDLLLGRSPKDLDYLIASGSPEEFLAAFPKARPVGKSYEIFYLKGLEFSFPRAKGNNTDETIDLDLKARDFTVNSFALDEDGELYAHPNGLEDLRNRVLRPSFPDTFKEDPLRVFRAATFISRFPEFSPHPELIAEMKRCADNDWLADIAPDRIGVELRKALSGPKPGNFLRLLIQGNCLEPWFSEFNGSDNIPAGPPEYHDKSVAGHTAEIMDEVAGEPLTCWMAMSHDLGKVLTTADILPSHYGHDKAGMIPAKELGSRLMLPVKFIRAGESAAELHMKAGNYQELRPGTKVDLLMKLHVSGLLENMISLCNADRGEGLLETAPADLAEILKVSLPAHERNLGKESGEKLRNMRAMKIKTFSGSRKRI, via the coding sequence ATGACAAAAAAAAATAATAATTTAAAAATATTAATCGCTGGTGGGTCTATTAGGGACCTATTACTCGGCAGATCTCCAAAAGACTTGGACTACCTTATTGCCTCAGGTTCTCCTGAAGAATTTCTTGCTGCTTTTCCAAAGGCCCGTCCAGTAGGAAAATCTTACGAAATTTTCTATCTCAAAGGACTGGAATTCTCTTTCCCGCGAGCTAAAGGCAACAACACAGATGAGACTATAGATCTTGACCTTAAAGCTCGCGACTTCACGGTTAACAGCTTTGCGCTGGACGAAGACGGAGAACTGTACGCTCACCCTAACGGACTGGAAGACTTACGTAACCGAGTACTGCGCCCGTCTTTTCCTGATACTTTTAAAGAAGATCCGCTGCGTGTATTCAGAGCGGCAACTTTCATATCCCGGTTTCCGGAATTCAGCCCTCACCCGGAACTGATTGCGGAAATGAAACGTTGTGCAGATAATGATTGGCTTGCAGACATTGCCCCGGACAGAATCGGCGTAGAACTCCGTAAAGCTTTAAGCGGGCCGAAACCAGGAAATTTCCTGCGGTTATTGATTCAAGGAAATTGCCTTGAACCGTGGTTCTCCGAATTTAACGGTTCTGATAATATCCCGGCCGGACCGCCGGAATATCACGACAAATCCGTAGCCGGACACACAGCTGAAATTATGGATGAAGTTGCAGGAGAGCCCCTGACCTGCTGGATGGCCATGAGTCATGATCTGGGCAAGGTGTTAACGACAGCGGATATCCTCCCCTCGCATTACGGTCACGATAAAGCAGGTATGATTCCGGCAAAAGAACTGGGCAGCAGACTAATGCTCCCGGTAAAATTCATTCGTGCTGGAGAAAGTGCAGCAGAACTTCACATGAAGGCCGGAAATTATCAGGAGCTAAGACCCGGAACCAAAGTAGACTTACTGATGAAACTTCATGTTTCTGGACTTCTGGAAAATATGATCAGCCTTTGCAATGCGGACAGGGGTGAAGGATTGCTTGAAACCGCTCCCGCAGACCTGGCAGAGATACTTAAGGTTTCCCTGCCGGCCCACGAAAGGAATCTTGGTAAAGAATCAGGAGAAAAGCTG
- a CDS encoding exosortase system-associated protein, TIGR04073 family has protein sequence MIKSKRFVKILLLAVALSSMLLGGCSLNSANYVGNEESYADRAPRKLGRGMTNILSAPLEIPNQAVDLAAENDAPAEQAAGYVGGIFVGFAYAGGRVVSGVYDIITCPFGGPSVPTMDPDLIHSDFFEKADERTDSFSDVWGIGAY, from the coding sequence ATGATTAAATCCAAAAGATTTGTAAAAATATTGCTTCTCGCAGTGGCCTTGTCTTCAATGTTACTTGGCGGCTGTTCTCTTAATTCCGCAAATTATGTTGGAAACGAGGAAAGCTATGCTGACCGCGCTCCACGTAAATTGGGAAGGGGTATGACTAATATCTTGAGCGCTCCTCTGGAGATCCCGAATCAGGCCGTTGACCTCGCTGCTGAAAATGATGCCCCCGCGGAGCAGGCCGCAGGATATGTCGGTGGAATATTTGTCGGCTTTGCATATGCTGGAGGGCGTGTTGTTTCCGGTGTTTATGATATTATTACATGTCCTTTCGGTGGACCATCTGTGCCTACTATGGACCCGGATCTTATCCATTCAGATTTTTTTGAAAAAGCGGATGAAAGAACAGATTCTTTTAGCGATGTCTGGGGAATCGGAGCTTATTAA
- a CDS encoding cyclic nucleotide-binding domain-containing protein, whose amino-acid sequence MAAVKPQSKTFLKGDVIFREGEKGNAAYMIQSGTVNIVKNIKGKRQILATLGPGELFGEMAIISKCERVAGAEAASECVLLELTARLILLLLKKSHPTVFHLTRVLASRLARADRAVSESRSDNSWLTFCRLLHMKHRIFETAPKTEDAPIGITLEELSCEYCEITNGSQHEVERHLKSAIGFNMISVNKIASQSYLTIINPDDFLEIAKNLSEDINKFSGKVFLSDFIDIHDFSSIVDSNPEMIYKKIGVGDFPEDICMLHKEATSKWVEKKGAQYFKETKRKRKSIDELEGVEDIIFVDIGTLKLVFRKLGYYKLGILLAIAGDDAKKRILAAISTKIAAAITRDSRSSDAIDQSEADDVEEELIDMIREIKSSKKE is encoded by the coding sequence ATGGCAGCAGTCAAGCCACAATCTAAAACTTTTCTCAAGGGCGATGTTATTTTCCGGGAAGGTGAAAAGGGTAATGCCGCATACATGATTCAGTCCGGAACTGTGAATATTGTTAAAAATATCAAGGGTAAAAGACAAATCCTTGCTACCTTGGGACCGGGAGAGCTTTTTGGTGAAATGGCAATAATTTCAAAATGTGAAAGGGTTGCCGGAGCAGAGGCTGCATCAGAGTGCGTACTGTTGGAATTGACTGCGCGGTTGATTCTTTTGCTGCTTAAGAAAAGTCATCCTACTGTCTTCCATTTGACCAGAGTTCTGGCTTCGCGTCTTGCCCGTGCGGACCGTGCTGTCTCCGAAAGCCGCAGCGATAATTCATGGCTTACCTTTTGCCGCTTGCTGCACATGAAGCATCGTATTTTTGAAACTGCTCCCAAGACTGAAGACGCACCGATCGGGATTACCCTTGAAGAATTGTCCTGTGAGTATTGCGAGATTACAAATGGATCGCAGCATGAGGTCGAACGTCACCTTAAATCTGCAATTGGATTTAACATGATTTCGGTCAATAAAATCGCATCACAGAGTTACCTGACAATCATTAATCCTGATGATTTCCTTGAAATAGCCAAGAATCTTTCCGAAGATATCAACAAGTTCAGCGGTAAGGTCTTTCTTTCAGACTTTATTGATATTCATGATTTCTCATCAATTGTCGATTCCAACCCGGAGATGATCTACAAAAAGATTGGGGTTGGAGATTTCCCTGAAGATATTTGTATGTTGCATAAGGAAGCAACTTCCAAATGGGTTGAGAAAAAGGGCGCGCAATATTTTAAAGAGACAAAGCGGAAACGCAAGTCCATTGATGAACTTGAAGGTGTCGAAGATATTATTTTTGTGGATATCGGAACTTTGAAGCTGGTTTTCCGCAAGCTTGGATATTACAAGCTCGGTATCCTGCTGGCTATCGCCGGTGATGACGCCAAAAAACGTATTCTGGCAGCTATTTCCACCAAGATTGCCGCAGCCATTACCCGCGACTCACGTTCGTCCGATGCCATTGACCAGAGCGAAGCTGATGATGTGGAAGAAGAACTCATTGATATGATCAGGGAGATCAAGTCCTCGAAGAAAGAATAA